A stretch of Arthrobacter sunyaminii DNA encodes these proteins:
- a CDS encoding acetyl-CoA C-acetyltransferase, whose amino-acid sequence MSNRPDQDAAAMTEVVIVGGARTPQGRLNGQLASFSAVELGAFAIAGALEQARVPAADVQAVIMGHVVQAGCGQNPARQSSIKAGIGWDVPTVTINKVCLSGLASVVDAARLIRGGEATVVVAGGQESMTNGPHLLPGSRQGWNYGNISALDSVGHDGLTDAFDHDSMGISTERGNTKLAIKRLEQDEVAAASHRRAAAAMASGVFETEIVPVTVPQRRGEPLILTSDEGVRPATTTETLAGLRPAFDPEGTITAGNSSPLSDGAAALILTTRAYAEENGLDVLAVVGAPGQVAGPDNSLHSQPSNAIFAALNRAGWTPADLDFIEINEAFGAVAVQSLNELGMDLDQCNLYGGAIALGHPIGASGARLALTAAFELQRRGTGKAAVALCGGGGQGEALLLFRDEA is encoded by the coding sequence GCGCCGTGGAGCTCGGCGCCTTCGCCATTGCGGGTGCTTTGGAGCAGGCCCGTGTACCGGCCGCCGATGTGCAGGCCGTCATCATGGGCCATGTGGTCCAGGCCGGCTGCGGACAGAACCCGGCCCGCCAGTCCTCCATCAAGGCCGGCATTGGCTGGGATGTCCCCACTGTCACGATCAACAAGGTTTGCCTGTCCGGACTGGCCTCCGTGGTTGACGCCGCCCGCCTGATCCGCGGCGGTGAAGCCACGGTGGTGGTGGCCGGGGGCCAGGAATCCATGACAAACGGGCCGCACCTGCTGCCCGGGTCCCGCCAGGGCTGGAACTACGGCAACATCAGTGCCCTGGATTCCGTCGGCCATGACGGGCTGACGGACGCTTTCGACCATGACTCCATGGGCATCTCCACCGAGCGCGGCAACACCAAGCTGGCCATCAAACGGCTGGAGCAGGACGAAGTGGCCGCCGCTTCACACCGTCGGGCCGCCGCCGCCATGGCATCCGGGGTGTTCGAAACCGAGATTGTGCCCGTCACTGTTCCGCAGCGCCGGGGCGAGCCGCTCATCCTTACCTCCGACGAAGGCGTGCGTCCCGCTACGACCACCGAAACACTGGCCGGCCTCCGTCCTGCCTTTGATCCCGAAGGCACCATCACGGCAGGCAACTCGTCGCCGCTTTCCGACGGCGCCGCCGCGCTGATTCTCACCACACGCGCCTACGCGGAAGAGAACGGTCTCGACGTCCTGGCGGTGGTGGGTGCCCCGGGGCAGGTGGCCGGTCCCGACAACAGCCTGCATTCACAGCCCTCCAACGCCATCTTTGCCGCCCTGAACCGGGCCGGCTGGACCCCAGCGGACCTGGATTTCATCGAGATCAATGAAGCCTTCGGTGCTGTAGCCGTCCAGTCCCTGAATGAACTGGGAATGGATTTGGACCAGTGCAATCTGTACGGCGGTGCCATCGCCCTGGGTCACCCGATCGGAGCTTCGGGTGCCCGGCTGGCCCTTACCGCAGCCTTCGAGCTGCAGCGGCGCGGCACCGGCAAAGCTGCGGTTGCCCTGTGCGGCGGCGGCGGGCAGGGTGAAGCACTGCTGCTGTTCCGCGACGAGGCCTGA